One genomic window of Bradyrhizobium sp. B124 includes the following:
- the glgB gene encoding 1,4-alpha-glucan branching protein GlgB produces MNKLPAEAYAIIEGRHSDPFHYLGLHAEGDRNVVRAFLPDASNVEAIGEHGEAAPLAKIHDAGLFAGPLPNGSTRYQLRARFGDNVVELEDAYRFPPILSDFDLYLLGEGTHLRVYDTLGAHPMTLDGVDGIGFVVLAPNARRVSVVGDFNFWDGRRHPMRVRGPGYWELFIPRARVGDHYKFEIIGRNGQHLPLKSDPLAFAAEVRPKTASIVIDERKIPHPRPAPDRVNALSSPMSIYEVHLGSWRRKGRNEWLTYREMAEQLPAYASDMGFTHIEFLPITEHPFDGSWGYQPTGMFAPTSRFGSPDDFAALIDACHGAGLAVLLDWVPGHFPDDPHGLGNFDGTALYEHANPLQGRHLDWGTLIYNYGRTEVTNFLVSNALFWLDRYGIDGLRVDAVASMLYLDYSRPAGGWIPNKYGGRENIEAIDFLRRFNTELYAHFPQAMTAAEESTAWPQVSRPVEYGGLGFGYKWNMGWMHDTLKYISKDPIHRKFHHGDILFGLHYAFSENFILPLSHDEVVHGKRSILGRMPGDDWQRFANLRAYYSFMFGHPGKKLMFMGCEFGQEREWNHDHSIDWHLLQQPRHSGIQNLVRDLNRLYRALPALHELDCDQAGFEWVITDDASNNVFGWIRKGNDARARCLVVLNFSPNVYRNYRVRVPFAGKWHEVFNSDSSHYGGTNVGNIGEVRASEGAMPELSLTIPPLAAIFLVPES; encoded by the coding sequence ATGAATAAATTGCCCGCCGAGGCCTATGCCATCATCGAGGGCCGCCATTCAGATCCCTTCCACTACCTCGGACTTCACGCCGAGGGGGATCGCAATGTCGTGCGCGCCTTCCTGCCTGATGCCTCCAATGTCGAGGCGATCGGCGAGCATGGCGAGGCGGCGCCGCTGGCCAAAATCCATGACGCCGGCCTGTTCGCGGGTCCCTTGCCGAACGGCTCGACGCGCTACCAGCTCCGCGCCCGCTTCGGCGACAACGTCGTCGAACTGGAGGATGCCTACCGCTTTCCGCCGATCCTGAGCGATTTCGACCTCTATCTGCTCGGCGAGGGGACGCATCTGCGCGTCTACGACACGCTCGGCGCCCATCCGATGACGCTCGACGGCGTCGACGGCATCGGCTTCGTGGTGCTGGCGCCCAATGCGCGGCGGGTCAGCGTCGTCGGCGACTTCAATTTCTGGGACGGACGGCGGCATCCGATGCGGGTGCGCGGCCCGGGCTATTGGGAGCTGTTCATCCCACGCGCGCGCGTCGGCGATCACTACAAGTTCGAGATCATCGGGCGCAACGGCCAGCATTTGCCGCTGAAGTCCGATCCGCTGGCGTTCGCCGCCGAGGTGCGTCCGAAGACCGCCTCGATCGTGATCGACGAGCGCAAGATCCCGCATCCGCGCCCGGCGCCCGATCGCGTCAACGCCCTGAGCTCGCCGATGTCGATCTACGAGGTTCATCTCGGATCGTGGCGGCGCAAGGGCCGCAATGAGTGGCTGACCTATCGCGAGATGGCGGAGCAGCTTCCCGCCTATGCCAGCGATATGGGCTTTACCCATATCGAATTCCTGCCCATCACCGAGCATCCGTTCGACGGCTCCTGGGGCTATCAGCCGACCGGGATGTTCGCCCCGACCAGCCGTTTCGGCTCGCCCGATGATTTCGCCGCGCTGATCGACGCCTGCCACGGCGCCGGCCTCGCCGTGCTGCTCGACTGGGTTCCCGGGCATTTTCCCGACGATCCGCACGGTCTCGGCAATTTCGACGGCACCGCACTCTACGAGCACGCCAATCCGTTGCAGGGCCGTCACCTCGATTGGGGCACGCTGATCTACAATTACGGGCGCACCGAGGTCACCAACTTCCTGGTGTCGAACGCGCTGTTCTGGCTCGATCGCTACGGCATCGACGGGCTGCGCGTCGATGCCGTCGCCTCGATGCTCTATCTCGACTACAGCCGTCCCGCCGGCGGCTGGATTCCGAACAAATATGGCGGCCGGGAGAACATCGAGGCGATCGATTTCCTGCGCCGCTTCAACACCGAACTCTACGCACACTTCCCACAGGCGATGACGGCGGCGGAGGAATCCACCGCGTGGCCGCAGGTGTCGCGGCCGGTCGAATATGGCGGGCTCGGCTTCGGCTACAAGTGGAACATGGGCTGGATGCACGACACGCTGAAGTATATCAGCAAGGATCCCATCCACCGCAAATTCCATCACGGCGACATCCTGTTCGGCCTGCACTACGCCTTCTCGGAGAACTTCATCCTGCCGCTGTCCCACGACGAGGTCGTGCACGGCAAGCGCTCGATCCTCGGCCGCATGCCCGGCGACGACTGGCAGCGCTTCGCCAATCTGCGCGCCTATTACAGCTTCATGTTCGGGCATCCCGGCAAGAAGCTGATGTTCATGGGCTGCGAGTTCGGCCAGGAGCGCGAATGGAATCACGACCACTCGATCGATTGGCATTTGCTGCAACAGCCGAGGCATAGCGGCATCCAGAACCTGGTCCGCGACCTCAACCGGCTCTATCGCGCGCTGCCGGCGCTGCACGAGCTCGACTGCGACCAGGCCGGCTTCGAATGGGTCATCACCGACGACGCCAGCAACAATGTGTTCGGCTGGATCCGCAAGGGCAATGATGCGCGCGCCCGCTGCCTCGTGGTCCTGAACTTCTCGCCCAACGTCTACCGCAACTATCGCGTCCGGGTGCCGTTTGCGGGCAAGTGGCACGAGGTGTTCAACTCGGATTCCTCCCATTACGGCGGCACCAATGTCGGCAATATCGGCGAGGTCCGTGCCTCGGAGGGCGCCATGCCCGAGCTGAGCCTGACCATTCCGCCGCTGGCAGCGATCTTTCTCGTACCGGAAAGCTGA
- the treZ gene encoding malto-oligosyltrehalose trehalohydrolase: MSSARHFGPELTADGAHFRLWAPAAKRVDLLLDKPHALTRDVAGWYVAEIAGARAGTRYKFRIDDDVDVPDPASAFQPDDVFGPSEVIDHSAFKWRATGWRGRPWHEAVILEAHVGTFTPEGTYRAMIDKLDHLVATGITALELMPLADFAGERNWGYDGVLWNAPDSAYGRPEDLKTLIDEAHLRGLMVMLDVVYNHFGPEGNYLGRYAPTFFSDAHTPWGSAIDYRVPEVRTFAIGSVVSWLRDYRFDGLRFDAVNTIVEAGEISILHDFSKAAGQLATETGRHINLVLENGDNIASLLDAAEDPPHGKFRGQWNDDYHHAWHVLLTGETQGYYGDYRAPKQDLARALSSGYIYQGEVSEFWGGKVRGEPSGALSPTCFINFLQNHDQIGNRPLGDRLESIAKPEAIEAALAITLIAPTTPMLFMGEEWGATTPFPFFCDFKGDLANAVRAGRRKEFAWAYAKYGDDIPDPLAEATVRSAVLDWATLGHDPARARLTLVRDLLALRRREITPRLIGARFGGDRVTGDLLTAHWRMGDGRTLWLTANLSDRDITGVAEPKGTAIWGAALSSDLPGWAVRWHIG; the protein is encoded by the coding sequence ATGAGCAGTGCGCGGCACTTCGGGCCCGAACTGACCGCTGATGGCGCGCACTTCCGGCTCTGGGCGCCGGCAGCCAAGCGCGTCGACCTCCTGCTCGACAAGCCGCACGCGCTCACGCGCGATGTCGCCGGCTGGTACGTCGCCGAGATCGCAGGCGCGCGCGCCGGCACGCGTTACAAATTCCGCATCGATGACGACGTCGACGTGCCCGACCCGGCCTCCGCGTTCCAGCCGGACGACGTGTTCGGCCCGAGCGAGGTGATCGATCACTCGGCCTTCAAATGGCGCGCGACCGGGTGGCGCGGCCGTCCCTGGCATGAGGCCGTCATTCTCGAGGCTCATGTCGGCACCTTCACGCCGGAGGGGACCTACCGCGCCATGATCGACAAGCTCGATCATCTGGTGGCAACCGGCATCACCGCGCTCGAACTGATGCCGCTGGCGGATTTCGCAGGCGAGCGCAACTGGGGCTATGACGGCGTGCTCTGGAATGCGCCCGACAGCGCCTACGGCCGTCCCGAGGACCTCAAGACCCTGATCGACGAAGCGCATCTGCGCGGGCTGATGGTGATGCTCGACGTGGTCTACAACCATTTCGGCCCCGAGGGGAATTACCTCGGCCGCTATGCGCCCACCTTCTTCAGCGACGCACATACGCCATGGGGCAGCGCGATCGATTATCGCGTGCCCGAGGTGCGCACGTTTGCGATCGGCAGCGTGGTGAGTTGGCTGCGCGACTATCGGTTCGACGGGCTGCGCTTCGACGCGGTCAACACCATCGTCGAAGCCGGCGAAATCTCCATCCTGCATGACTTCAGCAAGGCCGCAGGCCAACTCGCCACGGAAACCGGCCGGCACATCAACCTCGTGCTCGAGAACGGCGACAACATCGCAAGCCTGCTCGATGCCGCCGAGGACCCGCCGCACGGCAAATTCCGCGGCCAGTGGAACGACGATTATCATCACGCCTGGCATGTGCTGCTGACCGGAGAAACCCAAGGCTACTACGGCGACTACCGCGCGCCGAAGCAGGACCTCGCGCGCGCGCTGTCGTCCGGCTACATCTATCAGGGCGAAGTCTCCGAGTTCTGGGGCGGCAAGGTCCGCGGCGAGCCGAGCGGTGCGCTGTCGCCGACCTGCTTCATCAACTTTCTGCAGAACCACGACCAGATCGGCAACCGGCCGCTGGGCGATCGGCTCGAGAGCATCGCAAAGCCGGAGGCGATCGAGGCGGCGCTGGCGATCACATTGATCGCGCCGACCACGCCGATGCTGTTCATGGGCGAGGAATGGGGCGCAACGACGCCCTTCCCGTTCTTCTGCGACTTCAAGGGCGACCTCGCCAACGCCGTCCGCGCCGGCCGGCGCAAGGAATTCGCCTGGGCCTACGCCAAATATGGCGACGACATACCCGACCCACTTGCCGAGGCGACGGTGCGATCGGCCGTGCTCGACTGGGCGACGCTTGGCCACGATCCCGCCCGCGCGCGACTGACGCTGGTGCGCGACCTGCTCGCCCTGCGCCGGCGCGAGATCACGCCGCGGCTCATCGGGGCACGCTTCGGCGGCGACCGCGTCACGGGCGATCTCTTGACCGCGCATTGGCGGATGGGTGACGGCCGCACGTTGTGGCTCACGGCCAATTTGTCGGATCGGGATATCACCGGCGTAGCGGAACCGAAGGGAACTGCGATCTGGGGCGCCGCGTTGTCGAGCGACCTCCCTGGCTGGGCGGTGCGCTGGCACATCGGATAG
- the glgX gene encoding glycogen debranching protein GlgX: MRLTGGTSARLGASWDGRGTNFALFSANAEKVELCLFDGQGRRELERIEMPERTEDVWHCYLNDVSPGQLYGYRVYGPYAPERGHRFNANKLLLDPYAKRLAGRLVWSDAHFAYRTGSAREDLSFDRRDNARGMPKAVVVDETFNWGRREIRPHIPWQDTIIYEAHVKGLTQKREDVPPNLRGTYGGLSSPAMIDHLKRLGVTTIELLPIHGLIDDRVLVEKKLSNYWGYNTIAFFAPEVRYAQDNALDSFRTTVARLHDAGIEVLLDVVYNHTAEGNHMGPTLSFRGIDNASYYWLNRENPRFYDDFTGCGSSVNLTHPRVLQMVMDSLRYWVEVCHVDGFRFDLATTLARGPNGFDRNHPFLTAIRQDPVLATVKMIAEPWDLGLGGYQVGAFPSQWSEWNDRYRSAMRRYWSGEGSLIGDISGRMTASSDLFHHDNRATRASVNHITVHDGFTLADLFSYNEKHNEANGEDNRDGSNDNHSNNCGHEGPTDDPAIIALRRQLRKNALACLLLAQGTPLILAGDEVANTQAGNNNAYCQDNETGWIGWENLGTDDDAIAFIGHLTALRQRFGQIRCQSWLDGRRADGSYGVIWLTPSAEEMKESDWKFPESRFLAYVLGPMEQGQAPIFIVLNAAPQEIVFRMPRMAEYRSWQQILNTTKAEQTAELFAAGADTTAPPRSVLAFAGSA; this comes from the coding sequence ATGCGACTGACCGGGGGTACGTCCGCACGGCTCGGTGCAAGCTGGGACGGCAGAGGCACCAATTTTGCGCTGTTCTCGGCGAATGCGGAGAAGGTGGAGCTGTGCCTGTTCGACGGCCAGGGCCGCCGCGAGCTCGAGCGGATCGAGATGCCGGAGCGCACCGAGGATGTCTGGCACTGCTACCTCAACGACGTCTCGCCGGGCCAGCTTTACGGCTATCGCGTCTACGGGCCCTACGCACCGGAGCGCGGCCACCGCTTCAATGCCAACAAGCTGCTGCTCGATCCCTACGCCAAGCGACTTGCCGGCCGGCTGGTGTGGAGCGATGCGCATTTCGCCTATCGCACCGGCAGCGCGCGCGAGGATCTCTCCTTCGACCGGCGCGACAATGCCCGCGGCATGCCGAAGGCCGTGGTGGTCGACGAGACCTTCAACTGGGGCCGCCGCGAGATCCGGCCGCACATTCCCTGGCAAGACACCATCATCTACGAGGCCCACGTCAAGGGCCTGACCCAGAAGCGCGAGGACGTGCCGCCGAACCTGCGCGGCACCTATGGCGGCCTGTCGTCGCCGGCGATGATCGACCACCTCAAGCGGCTCGGCGTCACCACCATCGAGCTGTTGCCGATCCACGGCCTGATCGACGACCGTGTCCTGGTCGAGAAGAAGCTGTCGAATTACTGGGGCTACAACACCATCGCCTTCTTCGCGCCGGAGGTGCGCTACGCCCAGGACAATGCGCTGGACTCGTTCCGCACCACGGTGGCGCGGCTGCACGATGCCGGCATCGAGGTGCTGCTCGACGTCGTCTACAACCACACCGCCGAGGGCAACCATATGGGCCCGACGCTGAGCTTCCGCGGCATCGACAATGCCTCCTACTACTGGCTGAATCGCGAGAATCCGCGCTTCTATGACGACTTCACCGGCTGCGGCAGCTCGGTCAACCTCACCCATCCGCGCGTGCTGCAGATGGTGATGGACTCGCTGCGCTACTGGGTCGAAGTCTGCCATGTCGACGGCTTCCGCTTCGACCTCGCCACGACCCTGGCGCGCGGACCCAACGGGTTCGATCGCAACCATCCCTTCCTCACGGCGATCCGCCAGGACCCGGTGCTGGCGACCGTGAAGATGATCGCCGAGCCCTGGGATCTCGGTCTCGGCGGCTACCAGGTCGGCGCGTTTCCGTCGCAATGGTCGGAGTGGAACGACCGCTATCGCAGCGCGATGCGGCGCTACTGGAGCGGCGAAGGCAGCCTGATCGGCGACATATCCGGCCGTATGACCGCGTCCTCGGACCTGTTTCACCACGACAACCGCGCGACCCGCGCCAGCGTCAACCACATCACGGTGCATGACGGCTTCACGCTCGCCGATCTCTTCAGCTACAACGAGAAGCACAACGAGGCCAATGGCGAGGACAATCGCGACGGCTCCAACGACAACCACAGCAACAATTGCGGCCATGAAGGCCCGACCGATGATCCTGCCATCATCGCGCTGCGCCGCCAGCTCAGGAAGAACGCGCTGGCCTGCCTGCTGCTCGCACAGGGCACGCCGCTGATCCTTGCCGGCGACGAGGTCGCCAACACCCAAGCCGGCAACAACAACGCCTATTGCCAGGACAATGAGACCGGCTGGATCGGCTGGGAGAATCTCGGCACGGACGACGACGCCATCGCCTTCATCGGTCACCTCACCGCGCTCCGCCAGCGCTTCGGCCAGATCCGCTGCCAGAGCTGGCTCGACGGCCGCCGCGCCGACGGCAGCTATGGTGTGATCTGGCTGACGCCATCAGCGGAGGAAATGAAGGAGTCCGACTGGAAATTCCCGGAAAGCCGGTTCCTCGCCTACGTGCTGGGGCCGATGGAACAAGGCCAGGCGCCGATCTTTATCGTGCTCAATGCCGCGCCGCAGGAGATCGTGTTCAGGATGCCGCGGATGGCGGAATACAGGAGCTGGCAGCAGATCTTGAACACGACCAAGGCAGAACAAACGGCCGAGCTATTTGCAGCCGGCGCCGACACCACGGCACCGCCTCGTTCGGTGCTGGCATTCGCAGGCTCCGCATGA